The DNA window AGCCGCAACTAGCTTTCTCATTTTTGCCTCAGACGCACCTGAAGGGGCGAGGGCTGTGCTGTTTTGGCTGCTAGGTTCGCTCACACGTGCCTCGTGGTCTTCTGTTGCTGTTGCTGCACCCCTTATATTGCTCTCATTTGTTATGCTTTGGCTGTGGTCACGAAGACTCGATGCACTGAATCTTGGAGATGACACGGCTCAGGCCCTGGGAAGCCCGCCTTCAAAAGTACGCTTACAGGCATTACTAGTCATTGCTTTGTGTGTAGGGGCGGCAGTAGCGGTCTCTGGTGGAATTGGTTTTGTTGGTTTAGTTGTCCCTCACGTAGCGCGCCTTTGTGTCGGTGGTGTCCATCGGCTGTTACTACCAGTTGCCGGGTTGTTAGGAGCCTCCTTTTTAGTTTGGGCAGATTTGGCGGCAAGGATGCTTTTTGCTCCACGTGAGCTTCCACTAGGCATTGTAACAGCAGTTATCGGAGCACCATTCTTATTTTTCTTGGTTCGTAAGCTAAGAGCGGAGTCCTAGTATTGAACAATAAATAGATTTTGTAAAACTTTCTTTCTTTTATTGAAGCAGTTACCCTATTGGGTGGAAAGGAGAACATATGATAAGTGCATCTAACATATCCTTTGCTTATGATGGTACACCGGTGCTTGCCGGAGTTAAGCTTGAAGCTAACTCAGGGAATATAGTAGGACTTATTGGACCAAATGGAAGTGGAAAGTCTACACTTTTACGTATTCTTTATTCTGCTCTTCCAGCTCTAGGAGGAGCGGTCATGCTTGATGATGCATCGTTGAGTTCGTTATCAGCGCGAGAGCTATCTCTCCGAATAGCCGTCGTAGCACAAGAGGCTACCACTAGCCTGCCTATTTCCGTAGCTGAAATGGTTTTGCTTGGTCGTTCACCTCACCGCTCATCATTGCAGTCTTACTCCTCTGAAGATCATCAGATTGCAGCTCAAGCGTTAAGCAGGGTAGGAATGAGAGACTTGGCTGAGCGTAGCTTTGTTACTTTGTCTGGAGGGGAGAAGCAGCGAACCCTAATTGCTAGGGCTCTTGCTCAGCAGGCGGACCATTTGTTACTTGACGAGCCTACGAATCATTTGGATATTCACTATCAGCATGAGCTCCTCCAGCTCGTTCGAACCCTGGGTATTACCACAGTAGTCGTCCTCCATGATCTTAATCTGGCAGCGCGTTACTGTGATCAGCTCGTTTTGCTTAATCATGGGAAGGTAGTTTGTTCAGGGACAACAGCAGAGGTGTTAATACCAGAGGTTATTGAGCCTGTATACAGAATGAATGTTGAGACTCTTGACTATGGCGACTGTCTTCAGCTTTTGTTTCGTCCAAAGGTTCCGGCTATGGTTAAATAAATATAATAAGCTTACACAGCTACTTATAGGAAGCAGAAGGGTATCATACCCTCTGCTTTTTTGGTTCATACTAGGGAAATAGAGATAAGATCCATAGCACTAAAGATGTCAGCATTTTATGCATTTTATTAATATCTTATCCACAGCATTTCTATAGTAGCATCCTCAAAAGGAATGAACTGGCAGAGTTTTTATGTTTTTAAGAAGGAGTCGACGGGTATACATTCATGATATGTTTTTTTAAATTTCATGAAATGTGTTATTCAACGAAAGGAGTTTACAGGCTATGGTAAAACAAAAAAACAACGGCTTTGTGATGCGAAGCCTTGATACAATTGAACGGGTCGGGAATAAGCTTCCTCATCCAGTCACCTTATTTTTCATTTTTGCTGGGCTAGTTGTTGTGTTCTCTGCTATACTTTCTCTTTTGAATGTAACGGCAGAGGATCCGACTAATCCAGGAGAAATGTTAGCGGTCAAAAATCTCCTCAGCACAGAGGGAATTCAATATATGTTCACTAGTGCAGTCACTAACTTTACGGAGTTTGCACCACTAGGAACGGTTCTTGTGACAATGATTGGAATTGGGATTGCTGAGCGTTCAGGACTGATTAGCACGATGCTTAGGGGTCTGGTAACCTCTGTTCCTAAACAGCTTTTAACGGCAACGTTAGTATTTGCAGGTATCATGTCAAGTATGGCGGCAGACGCTGGATATGTGGTGCTGACACCGCTTGGAGCCGTATTATTTGCCGCTCTGGGTCGACATCCGCTGGCAGGACTTGCTGCTGCCTTTGCTGGAGTGTCAGCAGGGTATAGTGCAAACCTGCTCATCACCTCCCTAGATCCCTTACTCGCCTCCTTAACCCAGATGGCGGCTGCTACGTATGACCCGCAGTATGCTGAAGGTATTAATATAGCAATGAACTATTACTTTATGATCATCTCAGTATTTGTTTTAACGTTAGCGGGAACTTATGTAACAGAAAAAATGGTTGAACCACGCTTAGGAAAATACGAGGGTGGGATTCAAAGCTCAGAAGGAGAAGCCACAGCATTAAAAGTAGAGGAAAAAAGAGGCTTGGTCGGAGCGGGTATTGCTTTTGTTTTAACCTGTTCAGCATTGGCCCTATTAATTGTTCCTGAGTGGGGTCCTATGAGAGGACCAGAAGGGGAGATTATTGATTCCCCATTTTTCACTTCCTTAGTTCCGATTATTTTGATTGTGTTTCTCATTCCTGGACTGGTTTACGGTCTAATAACGAAGTCCATTAGAAATGATAAAGATGTTGCTAATCAGATGTCTGAAACGATGGCTACGATGGGAGCATATATCGTTTTAGCTTTTGCAGCGGGGCAATTTGTAGCCTACTTTGGTGAATCGAACATGGGAATTATTTTGGCTATTCAAGGGGCTAATTTCATTGAATCCACAGGATTTACGGGAATTCCTTTAATCCTGACTTTTATTTTTGTGGCAGGATTTATTAATCTTTTCATTGGAAGTGCTTCGGCTAAGTGGGCTATTATGGCACCTATTTTTGTGCCAATGATGATGCATTTAGGTTATTCGCCAGAGCTGACAACGGTTGCCTATCGTGTGGCTGATTCAACAACTAATGTCATATCACCACTGATGCCTTATTTTGCCATTGTGATTGCATTTGCACAGAAATACGATAAAAAAGTAGGAATTGGAACATTAATCAGTACCATGCTTCCATATTCCATCGTTTTCTCTATCGTGTGGATCATTATGCTAATTGCTTGGCTCCTGCTTGGTATTGATCTAGGACCAGGTTCGCCGATTCATTACCCAGCTAATTAACCCTTAGGGGAATCGATCCTGCTGAAGTAAGAACGATGTTTTTCTAAATATAGGGATACGCAGTATATATATTCACTTTTTTGTTGAGTTGAGTCATCCTTTTCAAACGGGATACAATAGGAGCTAATGACACAGGAATGGAGGAGAAGGATGAACAAGAAAGTAAGCTTAATCGGAGTCCCTATGGATTTAGGACAAGGACGTAGAGGGGTTGATATGGGACCCAGTGCGATCCGTTACGCTCATGTGATTGAACGCTTAGAAAAGCTGGACTACGACGTTATAGATTTAGGAGACCTTGGGATTCCTAATCCGCAAGATAGAGCTCGTAATGGTGAGAACCTAAAGTGCTTAGACGAAGTGGCTCAGGTTAATACGGAACTGGCAGAGCGTGTTCATACTATTGTTGAAGAGGGGCGTTTTCCTCTTGTTTTGGGAGGAGATCATAGTATTGCTATAGGTACGTTAGCGGGAGTGGCCAAGCACAAGAAAAACCTAGGTGTCATTTGGTATGATGCCCATGCGGATATTAATACAGGTGAGACTTCTCCATCAGGAAATATACACGGGATGTCTCTAGCGGTAGGCTTGGGGTATGGTCATGAGAGACTGACTCAAATTCTAGGCTATTCTCCAAAAATCAAGCCAGAGCATGTGGTTATAATTGGAGCAAGAGATCTAGACGAGGGAGAAAAGCAACTAATCAAAAAGCTAGGCATTAAGGTGTTTACGATGCATGAAATAGATCGACTAGGGATGACCTATGTCATGGAGGAAGCGATTAAGCATGTATCGAATGGGACGGACGGTGTTCATTTAAGCCTAGATTTAGACGGTCTAGATCCGCATGATGCACCGGGGGTAGGGACCCCTGTAAGAGGTGGGATTTCGTATAGGGAAAGCCATTTGGCGATGGAAATTTTAGCTGAGGCAGATATTCTCACTTCGGCAGAGTTTGTGGAGGTTAACCCTATCTTAGATCATGGGAATACGACGGCTAATGTGGCGGTCGCCCTCCTCGGCTCACTTTTTGGAGAAAAATTACTGTAAAGCTCAAGGACAGAGGAAAGGTAAGAGCCGATTTAGTTGGTCACAAATAGTGGAGTAACCTTTCTAACAGGTCGATCTGGGTAACGGGTTTCTATGTTATCTAGGTCGGCCTTTTTGCCAAAAATAGGCCTTATTAAATTTACATAGCACAGTCCTTAGGACCATTCACTTTCCCCATAAATATGATAAAATATATTGTAAAAAATAATTGAAACTTTGTTAAAGGTGATACGTAACAGTTTTTAAACCCCCTTGATAAAGGTGGAGGTACATGGATGGAGCAAATAGAATGGAAGTTGGTTAAACGCATACGAAAAGGCGATCGAGAAGCGTTTGCCGAGATCGTTGAACTATATAAACATAAGCTATATCAGCTAGGCTATAGAATGCTAGGCAATCCTTTGGAAGCAGAGGAAATTGCTCAAGAATCCTTTTTAAGAGTCTATTCGAATATAGGTCGATATGACCAAAATCATAAGTTCTCCACATGGATTTATAGGATTGCTACGAATCTATGTATAGATCGACTACGTAAAAGGAAGATAGTCTACTCCTTAGATCAAGAAGTGGTTGGAGCAGAGGGCTTGGATATGTACTCGCAGTTGGCTGATGAAAAGCAGAGGACACCTGAAGCTGAAGTGGTCACGCTAGAAATCCAAGAGCAGGTTCAAAAAGCAATCGATCAGCTACCTCCGCAATATAAATCGATTATGATTTTGCGTTATTTGCAGGATCTCAGTTTACAGGAAATTAGTGACATCGTCGATTTACCGGTAACCACGATTAAAACAAGAGTTCACCGAGGGAGAGAAGCTCTGAAGAAGCTTTTACAGCATGTATAAGAGATGTTTGATAGCTATAAGATATTGGTATAAGTAGGATACATCAAAAAACGAAAAAGGTATTTCCAACACGGAGAACTGGAAAGGAAGGGTAAGGATATGTCTTGCCAAGACGCAAAAAAGCTCATGCATGATTACCTAGATGAAGAGATTAGCTCTTCGGATCAGGCCACGCTAAAGCAACACCTGAAGGAATGTCCTGCTTGTAAGGAATATTTCAACCGGATGGAAAAGTCGTTGCTACTTATGAAAAGTCACTCTCACGTACTAGCGCCTGATGATTTTACCGATAAGATCATGCAGCAAATTCCAGTCGAGAAGCCTACAGGGAAGCTTTTACGTTTTGTAAAAGGTCATCCTTTTCTTGTGGCAGCAGCCGTTTTCCTTCTATTAATGGGAGGCAGCCTATCACAGATTTGGAAGGATGGACAGGGGCAATTTTCCGTTTCTGCCCCAGCGATGGAGCAGATTGTCGTGAATATGGATGAGCGCAGTGTCATCGTGCCTGAGGATGTTGTAGTAAATGGTAACCTAATTGTCAGGAATGGAAACGTGAACGTATTAGGTGAGGTTACGGGCGATGTGATTGTAGCTGACGGTCAATTATATATGGCTTCCACAGCAAATATTATTGGACAAAGTGAAGAGATTGATCAATTTTTTAAGTGGAGCTTTTACCATATTCAGCGTTGGTTTAAGGAAGCCGTGCTTTTTAATACATCGAATTAGTAGTGTGTAAAGGGTATTAGAGGGGCATGAAAGGCATATATAAGGGTTTACTTGGAAAAGAATAGAGGGTATGAAGGGATAAAAGCACGGGAACCTGCCTGTGCTTTTCTTTACGTACAAAGCATTGTACAATAGAGAAAGAAATGATGATTTTTCTTGTACTGGTAAAATATAAGTGAAGTATTTTTACAATCAATAGCTTTAGTAAGATAAGGGTAATGCTTATTAAGAAGAAAATAAGAACTGTGAGATAGTAGCCTCCGTAACCAAAATAGAGACACGTGACGAACTCTTATTTTTGTAGGGCGTGTGGCACAGAAACGAGGGATCAAGACATGAGCTGGTTAACTGAGCTGTCATTTATGGACTACATAATTGAAATTATAGATATTCTGCTAGTCAGCTATGTAATTTATAAATTATTTACACTAATACGTGGCACGAGAGCAGTTCAGCTTTTGAAGGGGATGCTCGTCATTGTGGCAGGCTGGCTATTAAGTATTACATTTGGTCTAAACACACTTTCCTTCCTCATGTCCCAAGCGATGACCTATGGGGTTTTGGCTGTGATGATTATTTTCCAGCCAGAGCTAAGGCGAGCTTTGGAGCAGCTTGGGAGAGGGAAGTTTTTCGCACGTAGCAACTATCAGGATGAAGAAAAGATGAGTGGGGTTATTGAGGAAACAGTCAAAGCTGTGCAGTATATGGCTAAGCGTAGAATAGGGGCATTGATTGTCTTTGAAAAAGAAACAGGTCTAGGAGACTATATTGAAACAGGAATTCCGATTGATGGAAAGCTAACCTCTGAGCTGATGATTAATATCTTTATTCCGAATACGCCCCTCCATGACGGAGCGGTGATTGTACGTAAAGAAAAGGTAGTGGCTGCTGCCTGTTATCTTCCGTTGTCTGAGAATCCCTTTATCAGCAAGGAGCTCGGAACACGTCACAGAGCCGCTTTAGGGCTAAGTGAACTGACCGATTCCATCTGTATCATTGTCTCAGAGGAAACGGGGAATATCTCGCTTTCCAAAAATGGAGAGGTACACAGGGAGCTCACTCAGGAAGAGCTGACAGAGAAGCTTGAGGTCAGCTTAGTGCAGCAAACCAAAGCCACTTCTTCCTTCTGGACAAGGGGGAAAAACAATGGATAAATTTCTGCAGAATAACACCGTTGCCAAAATTATAGCGATCCTACTTGCCTTGATGCTTTGGCTTATCGTTCGTATGGATGATCAGCCTTATACTCCAGTCAGACAGCAGACAGGAGAGCTGACTGTAGATAATGTCATCGTTGAAGCGATTTATGATGAGGAGCTGTATTCTGTCGCTGATATTCAGGATCGGGTGCAAATCTTACTTACCGGACGAAGAGCATTGCTTAATTTGAACCAGCTTCGAGCCGATCCCTACCGCTTATATGTGGACTTAACTAACCTAGAAGCGGGGACACATCGCGTTCCGGTGCAGTATGAGGGGTTTCCGTCGGAGCTTGAGGTAGACGTTATTCCTAGCCATATCCAGGTGGTATTAGAGGAGAAGGAGCTAGGAGCGTTTAACGTGCAGATCGAGACGACAGGTGCTCCTCGTGAAGGATTTGAATTAGGGAATCCAGTTGTGAGTCCCGATGAGGTTCATGTCATAGCCCCGTCCTCAGTCATTGACGAGGTTGCTCTCGTCAGAGGCTTTGTGAATGTTAATGGAGCCGATGAAGAGATCACCGAAACAGTAGAGCTCAGGGTATATGACCAGCTAGGGAATGAAATTGATGCTGAGGTTAGTCCAGCGTCTGTAGAGGTATATATTCCAATAAGAAGCCCTAGTAAGCAGGTACCGATTCGGGTCAATCCGACAAGTGATTTGCCAGATGGCTTTGAACTAAACGCTATAACAACAGATATAAATACCGTTGAAGTGTTTGCACCACTAGAGGACCTGGAGGAGCTGCAGGAGATCGTTCTGCCACTAGATCTGTCGGAAATCACCTCCTCTGGAACGATTGAATATCGTATTCCAGTGGATGGAGATTGGATTGCAGTCGATCCAGGCGTGGTCAATATTACAATCGAGGTTGAACCCATAGAATCTCGAACCTTTAACCAGCTTCCTATCCAGGTTAACGGCTTAACGGATGACCTTGAATTAGAATTTATAGATCCTCAAAGCGGAAGATATGATATCCGTGTTCTGGGCCTGCAGGATGAGCTTGGGGCCCTGCAGAACGCGGATATTGCTATAAGTATTAATGTAGAAGGCCTTGGGCCAGGCAATCATAGAGTATCCCTTACTATTCAAGTACCAGACGGCTTTGAAGTAGCCGAAACAAATCAGCTTCGCATTAGGATAACCGAACGGGATGAAGGGGAAGAAGCCATTGGGGACGAGATTGAAGATGGAGAGGAAGAAGAAGAGGATAATGAAGAAGGAGGATCATAAGAATGGGTAAGTATTTTGGTACAGATGGGGTACGTGGTGTCGCAAATTTAGAATTGACCCCTGAGCTGGCTTTTAAGCTAGGACGCTGTGGAGGGCATGTGCTCACACAAGGGCAGAGCCAACCTAAGGTTGTCGTGGGGAGAGATACAAGAATATCTGGTGAGATGCTTGAAGGTGCTCTTATTACAGGGCTTCTTTCTGTGGGAATTGAAGTGATGCGTCTAGGCGTCATTTCTACACCAGGTGTTGCCTATATTACAAAAGCGCTAGGTGCACAGGCCGGAGTTATGATTTCCGCTTCACATAATCCTGTAGAGGATAATGGCATTAAGTTTTTTGGACCAGATGGCTTTAAGCTATTGGATGAGCAGGAGGAGGAAATTGAACGCCTTCTAGATGCCGAAAAGGATGAGCTTCCACGTCCAGTTGGCGGGGAAGTAGGGATTGTCAGTGATTACCTAGAAGGAGGACAGAGGTATTTGTCTTACCTGAGGTCTACGGTATCAGAGGAGTTTGATGGACTTCATGTAGTATTAGATTGTGCTCATGGTGCGGCTTCATCCTTAGCTCCTCAGCTTTTTGGAGCACTTGGCGCTCAAATCTCTACCATAGGTACAAATCCGAATGGGCTGAATATCAATGACGGGGTAGGCTCGACACACGTAGAAAAGCTACAACAAGCGGTTCTTGATAAAAAGGCGAACATTGGACTGGCCTTCGACGGGGATGCGGATAGACTGATCGCTGTGGATGAAAAAGGGAACGTTGTGGACGGCGACCAAATCATGTACGTATGCGCGGCAGCTATGAAGGATAAGGGAGCACTTAAAAATAATACCGTTGTGGCTACCGTTATGAGTAATTTAGGCTTCTATAAGGCGATTGAAGCGAAGGATATTCAGGCCGTAACGACAAAGGTTGGGGACCGTTATGTCATGGAGGAGATGAGAAAGGCTGGCTATACCCTCGGAGGTGAGCAGTCGGGGCACATCATATTCCTCGATTATATAACTACAGGCGATGGCATGCTTTCAGGGATACAGCTAGTGAACATCATGCAGGAAAAAGGCAAATCCCTATCCGAGCTCGTTAAGGATTTAGTGATCTATCCTCAAAAAATGGTCAACATTCGTGTGACCGATAAGCATAGAGTGACGGAGAATGCGGCCGTAGATGAAGTCATTAAGCAGGTAGAAGCGGAAATGAACGGCAAGGGACGAGTGCTAGTTCGCCCATCTGGAACGGAGCCTCTTGTACGGGTGATGGCTGAGGCAGAGGATGCGAACCGTATCGACGAGTGGGTGGATCGCATTGCTCAGGTGGTTCAGACTGAAATGGGATTAGATGTATAGGTGTTTTGCTAAATGATGGTTGGTCATTCAGGTCATTGTTCCTCTTAGTTGAGGGCAATGACCTTTTTAGTTATGTCTATATTTCAATTTTTTTGGTCCTGTTGTAGCCAGATTTGCTGCAGGTGAACCAGAGAGCATACCCTCATGATATTTCCCATAATTCTGTCCCATAGATACGCGAAATGTTAATGCCATATTAAACTTTCTGATTTTATCTAAACATCTCCTTGTTAAGGTGCTAAAAGTCGATACTTATAATGCTTATAAAGATAAGAAGGCAGAGGGTTTTTCAAGGTTAAGAAGATAGCTTCGAAGGTACATAAATTTTATTTTATTGGATGGTGAGTGAGTATGGCTATTAATAATCCTCGTTCTCTTAGTATGGGTACAGGAGCTTATTTTGATATTGATGTGAAAGATTTAGCTATTGATGATCCTGATTTAGGTGATTTCACTGTTGAATGCTGGATGTATGTTCGAGGGGGTGAGTACTTTATGTCCTCTGGGGCACAGACTACTGATACAGGTATGTTTATGTCCTATAGAACAGCAAGTGGTAATTTGGTAGGTGTAAGAACAAGAACAGCCTATTACTCTCTGAATCCAACAGGCTCATTATTCAAGCCTAATGAATGGGCTCATTATGCTCTTACATGGAAGCAGGATACTCAGGAAGCAAAATTCTATGTTGATGGAGAAATGGTGGGGATTTTGGAGCGCACAGGGAATGGTGCAAATCAATCAACTAGACAGTATTTGCGTATAAACAGTGCTTCAAATAACAATACCGCCACAAGAGGAAATGCCATTTATGAGGATCTTCGTATCTGGGGGAGAGCGAGGACAGAGCAAGAAATAAAGAGCAATATGAATGTCCTCGTAGATCCTCAAAGCGAAGGTTTACAGAGACTTTTTAGATTCGACGATCTAGGTAAATACACTGTTTGTCATGTAACGGGAGAGAGCTTCACCTTTATTAACGATAGTCCCGCTTGGGTTAATGGAGAGGTTGACTTCAGAATAGAAGGGGATGTTCCAATCGAATATGATCGTCCCCCCTTTCTAAAAGCTCTAAATAACCCACATGCTCTGAGAGTTAACAATTCCACTATACTAATTAATACTTTTCAAAATATGTTTGGTGAAAATAACTATAGGGGTCACGCTACAATGATGCTGTGGGTTAAGCCATTATCCCTTTCAACACAGGATTCCTTTGTTTTCAGTGATGGAAACTTTAATGAGAGTTTCATTGCGCTTAGGTCAGATCGTGTTTGGGCTAGGTGGACACATAATACGGGAGCCATTACTCATTCAACAAATCTAACAATAGGAAAATGGTATCATCTATGTCTTACCCATCACCGTAACGGAAGCAACTTCACTTTAAAGCTTTATTTGGACGGGGTACTCTGTGGTGAAACTAATGTCAGTTCTAATGATGCTAACTATGGGGGGGACGGGAATCTAACGCTAGCCCACCAGCTTCATGCGGAGATAGATGACTTTAGAGTGTGGAGAAGGGTTCTATCTCAAGAAGAGATTATACAAAATAGTAGATTTCTTCTGTCTCTTGAGGATGAACAGGACATGGTGGGTCATTGGAAGATGGATGAAGGTCTAGGAGCTACGTTAGGGAATAGCTATGTAGATAGCCATCATGGTAGAACTGTAGGCGCTTTATGGATTGAAGGTGAGCTACATATGGCTTCGAAAATAGAAATGAAAGTAAAGGAGCCTAAGGATATTGCCGTGCTTAGAAACACAAATCCCTCGGTTTGTATTGATGTTAAGGCTTCAAGAGTGTCTACAGATATTCAAACCTATCCGTTGACTGCCTCCTATTGGCCTTATACAGGAAGTTTGTATAGGGGAAACTTCGATAAAAGTAATTGGGCAGAAATTATTAGAGTAAGTCTGAACAAGTATAGTGAAGATGTTATAGACCAAGAGGTATGTGTAAACTCTTACGCGCAAGTGATAGAAATCCTTGAATCAAATAGAATCGTTATTAGTGATGTTTTTGAAGGTTTATATGGCAAGTTTGCTGTTGGTGATAAGGTTATGATTCATGTCTCTGGTGGAGTGGACACAGAAATAGTTGGAAGGTACGAGTATTTTAGAATAACAGGGATCGAAGGAGATTTTCTAGCTCTAGATGGATCTGTAAATCAGCTTATTAACCAAAGTTCTCTAAAAGATAGGATTGTACAAGCTGTGAAAGTTCCTGAGTTTGTCAGGCTAACGGTAGAGGCTGCTGGGGGAAAGATTGTTGCTGAGCCATATAACGGCAGACGTGGTGGGATTGTAGCTATTGATGTCAAAAGAGAGTTCAATCTCAAGGGCATGATTGATGTAAGTGGACGCGGATATCGAGATGAGGATGCTTCCCTGTCTCCTAACAATGGTGAATGGGCTCACCGTTATAACAATGCTGAGAATGGTGGTGCAGGCGGAGGCAATCAGTTTAGAGGTGGGGACGGAGCACCGGATGACGGTAGTAGAGAGTCGTATGGAGGTGAATCTGTGGGTACCTCTCAAAGCCTAGCTGAAGATAAGAAAATGTATTTCGGTGGTGCTGGAGGAAAGGGAGGAGATTCCAGGTCTAACACAGGATTTTGGTGGGAGGCTCCAGGAGGCAACGGGGGTGGAATCGTTCACATTACAGCTAGAACACTTCACCTTGGTACAATATGTGCCAATGGCTTTGGGGGAGGGCAAACCTCGACAAGGACAACTACTGGCGGAGCAGGTGGTGGTGCAGGTGGAACAATACGCTTAGATTGCCATGGCATAGTTAACTTGACGAACTTCTGTCTCGGTGCTACAGGAGGAGGGGGCTCGGGAGGTATTTATGCTAGAGACTCGCGAGCATTAGGAAACGATGGAACTAACCAAGGGGCAGGTCAGGGTGGTACTGTAACTAATTCCGCCCGTCTTACTATTGGAGGTAACTATTTTAGTAGAGGTGGCTACCCCTTCCAATCTAATGGTGGGGGTGGAGGTGGAGCTTCTACTACGACTACCCAAGGACAAGTCGGTGAGGGTGGGTCTCCAATCCAAGCAGGAAAAGCCTTTAACTCAGGGCATGTTGGTGGAGGTGGTGGCGGAGCAGGAGGACATATTATTATTCAATCTAACACTGTTCCGCCGGCTATTTTGTATCCTCAGCCTGTTACCGCTCCTACTGAACTCGTTTTTGAGGAGTTAGGTAGAATACTCCTATATTTTGATGGATACTACCAAACCTACAATCAATCCCAAAAAAGCTGGGAAAAGCTATCCACTGAGCTACCTGACATCAATCAATTTGCTTTAAGAGGTATGGAAACTCTTTTTAATATTCCTATAAATAGTATTTCTGAGGATTTTGAAATACTGCTTTGGTCTCCCCGACAAGAGGAGATCTATGTTGAGGTGGTAGGTATAGTAGCTGCTCCGCATAAGCATTCAATTTCTGAAAAATATGGAATGGAATACTCGTATGTTTCAGAGTTTGTTAAAGGTGATGGAGAATTCTGTTTAACGGTTCCATATGACTTTTTTGCTGATACTGTTCCTAAACATTTTACTATTCGCGCAGAGAGTGAGTATGGAGATTTTGTGGAAGAGGGTGGCATTGTGATGACCTTAGTCAACACACCACCTAACGTGACGATAAACATGAATCAATATGATCTAGAGGTTACGATAAAAGACAGTGAAGAAGATCCTTTTACTTACCAGATTAAGCTTAATGGACAAGTCATAGTACCCTCACCGACTGATGGGGAGTGGGCTGAGACTGATACTGAAGTAATATTTACACGTAGATTTGACAGCTCCTTCTTTAACATAGGTGGAGAGAATGTCATTGAGGTGACAGCGACAGATTCGTGGGGAGATAGTGAAACGAAGACCTATCACTTTGAAGGGGTCTATTACGGCATTATGTTTGCCGATGAGGCAGGTAGCTTCTACTCAACAGAATTAGGTAGTGTCCTCAAAAGATTGATCATTGGACCGTTGAAGGCAGGTCAGATATCGGACATTTATAGAGTTAGACTTATTAATCAACAGCCTTTTAAAGTTAGAGATATAGGCTTGTCGCTGGGTTATGATGAGGAAATTCCTCATACGATTCTTAAGTTTAGTAAATCAGCTGAACCTTTTATGCCTCAGGATGAGCTTTTCTATGACGGGGTTCTTGATTATATGAATGAGGTAGATTTTTTTGTTCAATTTTTTAGCACAAGTGAAGCTAAGGGGAAGGGGCGTTTTAGTGTTGTAGCAATGGCGACACCTGTAAGAGAGGGCGAGGAGTGACACTTTTCGTTAGGAGGTTAGAGTATGATAAAAAAT is part of the Bacillus horti genome and encodes:
- a CDS encoding LamG domain-containing protein, with protein sequence MAINNPRSLSMGTGAYFDIDVKDLAIDDPDLGDFTVECWMYVRGGEYFMSSGAQTTDTGMFMSYRTASGNLVGVRTRTAYYSLNPTGSLFKPNEWAHYALTWKQDTQEAKFYVDGEMVGILERTGNGANQSTRQYLRINSASNNNTATRGNAIYEDLRIWGRARTEQEIKSNMNVLVDPQSEGLQRLFRFDDLGKYTVCHVTGESFTFINDSPAWVNGEVDFRIEGDVPIEYDRPPFLKALNNPHALRVNNSTILINTFQNMFGENNYRGHATMMLWVKPLSLSTQDSFVFSDGNFNESFIALRSDRVWARWTHNTGAITHSTNLTIGKWYHLCLTHHRNGSNFTLKLYLDGVLCGETNVSSNDANYGGDGNLTLAHQLHAEIDDFRVWRRVLSQEEIIQNSRFLLSLEDEQDMVGHWKMDEGLGATLGNSYVDSHHGRTVGALWIEGELHMASKIEMKVKEPKDIAVLRNTNPSVCIDVKASRVSTDIQTYPLTASYWPYTGSLYRGNFDKSNWAEIIRVSLNKYSEDVIDQEVCVNSYAQVIEILESNRIVISDVFEGLYGKFAVGDKVMIHVSGGVDTEIVGRYEYFRITGIEGDFLALDGSVNQLINQSSLKDRIVQAVKVPEFVRLTVEAAGGKIVAEPYNGRRGGIVAIDVKREFNLKGMIDVSGRGYRDEDASLSPNNGEWAHRYNNAENGGAGGGNQFRGGDGAPDDGSRESYGGESVGTSQSLAEDKKMYFGGAGGKGGDSRSNTGFWWEAPGGNGGGIVHITARTLHLGTICANGFGGGQTSTRTTTGGAGGGAGGTIRLDCHGIVNLTNFCLGATGGGGSGGIYARDSRALGNDGTNQGAGQGGTVTNSARLTIGGNYFSRGGYPFQSNGGGGGGASTTTTQGQVGEGGSPIQAGKAFNSGHVGGGGGGAGGHIIIQSNTVPPAILYPQPVTAPTELVFEELGRILLYFDGYYQTYNQSQKSWEKLSTELPDINQFALRGMETLFNIPINSISEDFEILLWSPRQEEIYVEVVGIVAAPHKHSISEKYGMEYSYVSEFVKGDGEFCLTVPYDFFADTVPKHFTIRAESEYGDFVEEGGIVMTLVNTPPNVTINMNQYDLEVTIKDSEEDPFTYQIKLNGQVIVPSPTDGEWAETDTEVIFTRRFDSSFFNIGGENVIEVTATDSWGDSETKTYHFEGVYYGIMFADEAGSFYSTELGSVLKRLIIGPLKAGQISDIYRVRLINQQPFKVRDIGLSLGYDEEIPHTILKFSKSAEPFMPQDELFYDGVLDYMNEVDFFVQFFSTSEAKGKGRFSVVAMATPVREGEE